From Nocardia sp. NBC_00416:
GTACCGGCTCCGCATCGCAGCGTAGGCACGATGCGGATCACCGGCGAATTCCTCGGAGAAGAGGCTGAAGCGAGGGCCGACGCCTCCGGTGGGTTCCCCGTGGATCACCGGGCACCCGGCGAACGGAGGTTGCTGCTGCGGAACCGGAGAGAACTGCGTGGTCAAAGACGAGACTCCAATCGGTGGAACAAGTATTCGACGAGCGTGATCAGCGACTGCAGGCAGGTTCGCCGATCACGGGCGTCGAGCGCGATGAGCGGAGTGTCTTCGGTCAGGTCGAGCGCCTCACGTACTTCCGACAGCGGGAAGCGATTCGAGCCTTCGAACTCGTTCACCCCGACCGCGTACGGCACACCGCGCTCCTCGAGTACGGCCAGCACCTCGTCGGCCTTCTCGATACGCCGGGTGTCCACCAGGACCAGGGCGCCGAGCGCGCCCTTGGCCAGTTCCTCCCACAGCGGAATGAACCGCTGCTGGCCCGGCGTACCGAAGAGGTACAGAGCCAGTTCGGGGTTGAGCGTGATACGACCGAAGTCCATCGCGACCGTGGTCGTCGTTTTCGATCCCAGCCCGCCCAGATCGTCGATCCCGACGCTGGCCTCGGTGATGGTCTCCTCGGTGCGCAGCGGTTTGATCTCGGAAACACTGCTCACGAAGGTGGTCTTGCCGACGCCGAAATTACCGGCGACCAGCAATTTCACCGATCGGGTCACCGTCTCCGGCACATAGTCGACCGCGCGGCCGTAGTCCGCGGGCCGATCAGGCCGGGAGAGCACGGAGCCCATTGAGTACCTCCTCGAGCAGGGCGATCTCCGGCATTATTTCCGCCGGGGTCGGGATATTCAGATGTCCGCTGTCCAGCAGATCGGACACGACGATCGTCACCACCGACGGTGGGAGGTCGAGATAGGCGGCGACCTCCGCGATCGACAGAGCACCGCGCGCGCAGACATCGACCACCCGGCGGGCGTCCGGCGTGGAGCCCGGCGCCGGATCCCCGACGGCGAGGACCAGTGTCACCAGGCCCAGTTCGCGCGTAGGACGGGAGCGTCCGCCGGTCCGCACATACGCGCGGACCAGGTCTGGGTCACGCCGCGACCGGCTCATTGCAGATCGCCGCCGTGTGCGCCTCTGCGAGGTTCGCTGCCGAGCTCGTGACCGACCCGGCTGGCCAGCTCGTTCATCCGGTGCGCGATCAGGCCCACGTCGATATCGGTCATGGTCGCCACGCCCAGGAGCGCGCCCTCGCCCGCGGCCGTGATCATGATCATGCCCTGGTCGTACTCGGTCATGTTCTGCCGCACATCGTTTCCGTTGCTGCCACAGAACTCTCCGAGCGCTTTCCCGAGTGACCGCAGGCCGGAGGCCGCGGCCGCGAAACGTTCGGCATCATCTTTCGCGATACCCGCCGAATGGGCGATGCGCAGACCGTCCTCGGACAACAGGACGGCGAATCGGACGCCGGGAACCTCGAGATCGTCCAGTAACCAGCCCAGTTTGTTGGTGCTGTCGGATACCACTGTCCTCGGTGAACCCATCAGGATGTCATCCCTTCGGTGTGTTCGGTTGCGGCGGCACGGCCGCTCTTGGAGCCGCTCTGCCAGGCGGCGGCGATATCGGGGCGGGGCTGCCCTACTTCGGTCCTGGATTCTTCGGACACGCGATCGTTGATGTCGGCGGGTACGGACGCTGCCCGGCGCCGACGCCGAGGCAGTCCGCCGCTGGTGATGTCGTGGACTGTCGTACGCTGCTCGCTCTCGGTATCGTCCTCGGCGACCGCACCGGCCGCCGGGATCCGCTCGACGGGACGGGAACTCTCGACCGAGACCGCGGCGTGCGCGCCGGTGCTCGTGGCCGAATGTGCTCCCCCATTGGACGATACGGTGTTGCCGACCAGGGCGTTACCCGCCCCGCTGGAAACCGATGGGACCTGACCCGCGGGCACCGCGGCGAGTTCCCGCGGAGCCGGAACTCCGTTCGACAAAGCGTCGTTCTCCTGGTTGGTCTTGGGTGCGACCAGCAGTGCCTCCGGGATGTAGACCATGGCCCGCATACCGCCGTAGGCGTTCGGGCCGTCGATGTAGACGGTGAACCCGTAGCGGCGGGCGAGCGCGGCGATACCGGGGAAACCGACCTTGGGGGCCGGGCCGAGCTGGTGGATATCGACCGAACGTTCGTTGGCCAGAACCTGCCGGGCTTCTTCCATCTGCTCGGCGTTCATCCGCACGCCGGCATCGTCGACGATCACGGTCACCCCGTGATGGCCTTCCTGGAAGGTGACGTCCACGAAGGAGGTCG
This genomic window contains:
- a CDS encoding GTP-binding protein, producing the protein MGSVLSRPDRPADYGRAVDYVPETVTRSVKLLVAGNFGVGKTTFVSSVSEIKPLRTEETITEASVGIDDLGGLGSKTTTTVAMDFGRITLNPELALYLFGTPGQQRFIPLWEELAKGALGALVLVDTRRIEKADEVLAVLEERGVPYAVGVNEFEGSNRFPLSEVREALDLTEDTPLIALDARDRRTCLQSLITLVEYLFHRLESRL
- a CDS encoding roadblock/LC7 domain-containing protein produces the protein MGSPRTVVSDSTNKLGWLLDDLEVPGVRFAVLLSEDGLRIAHSAGIAKDDAERFAAAASGLRSLGKALGEFCGSNGNDVRQNMTEYDQGMIMITAAGEGALLGVATMTDIDVGLIAHRMNELASRVGHELGSEPRRGAHGGDLQ
- a CDS encoding DUF742 domain-containing protein translates to MSRSRRDPDLVRAYVRTGGRSRPTRELGLVTLVLAVGDPAPGSTPDARRVVDVCARGALSIAEVAAYLDLPPSVVTIVVSDLLDSGHLNIPTPAEIMPEIALLEEVLNGLRALPA